A genomic segment from Deltaproteobacteria bacterium encodes:
- the selB gene encoding selenocysteine-specific translation elongation factor — MKHLILGTAGHVDHGKTALVRALTGVDTDRLEEEKKRGITIVLGFAEMELPGGIQVGIVDVPGHERFVNQMLAGVGGVDMIMLVVAADEGVMPQTREHFDICRLLNVRKGLTVITKTDLVDTEWLALVQQDVEGLIEGTFLEGRPVCPVSAKTGDGMGALKKSLAEIAGEVEDRDSRGILRLPVDRVFTMKGFGTVITGTLLSGNVKNGEAVEILPGGLQARVRGMQVHSKSVEEALAGQRTALNLQGVEKESIRRGDTVTVPGLLTPTYMVDAVVTLLPDVEKPLKNRSLIRFYIGASRGVGNIVHLDREQLMPEEQGYAQIRLREPVVAMGGDRFILRSVSENRTIGGGEILDPQPRKHKTSDPSVVPSLEVLKEGSPEEKAVVFLRHAGFSGMDLAGFRCRLPLAKGTAKKILQRLRERGEAVTLLADTLHLLHMDHLKKIEKKTLSVLTGYHRSKPLEPGIPKAELASRLSTMIGEKVFPSILNHLSRGGKVIVEENRVRLPEHKVCLTSEEEEAARKIEALYKEAGLAPPYSRKLSGELGLEESLVAEILRHLVERKSLTHIQGDLFMDTKALEAGREKVRAVLEGEGEISVAGMRELLGLTRKYLIPLLEYFDGIGFTARKGDVRVLR, encoded by the coding sequence ATGAAACACCTTATCCTGGGAACCGCCGGCCATGTGGACCACGGAAAGACCGCCTTGGTGCGCGCCCTGACCGGAGTGGACACAGACCGTCTCGAAGAAGAAAAGAAACGGGGGATCACCATCGTCCTCGGGTTTGCCGAGATGGAACTGCCCGGCGGGATCCAGGTGGGGATTGTCGATGTACCGGGCCATGAGCGGTTCGTCAACCAGATGCTCGCCGGTGTCGGTGGGGTTGATATGATCATGCTTGTTGTGGCCGCCGACGAGGGGGTAATGCCCCAGACGCGGGAGCATTTCGATATCTGCCGCCTGTTGAACGTCCGGAAGGGACTGACGGTGATCACCAAGACCGACCTTGTGGATACGGAATGGCTCGCACTCGTACAGCAGGATGTGGAAGGCCTCATTGAGGGGACCTTTCTGGAGGGAAGGCCGGTCTGCCCGGTTTCCGCGAAGACCGGGGACGGGATGGGTGCGCTGAAAAAATCGCTGGCCGAAATTGCCGGGGAGGTGGAGGACCGGGATTCCCGCGGGATCCTGCGTCTCCCCGTGGACCGTGTCTTTACCATGAAGGGATTCGGAACGGTGATCACGGGGACCCTGCTCTCCGGCAATGTGAAAAACGGAGAGGCCGTGGAGATTCTGCCGGGCGGGCTCCAGGCCCGGGTTCGGGGGATGCAGGTTCATTCCAAATCGGTGGAGGAGGCGCTGGCCGGGCAGCGGACGGCCCTGAACCTGCAGGGGGTGGAGAAAGAGTCGATCCGCCGGGGGGATACGGTCACCGTCCCCGGTCTGCTGACCCCGACCTATATGGTCGATGCCGTGGTAACGCTTCTGCCCGATGTGGAGAAACCGCTGAAAAACCGTTCCCTCATCCGGTTTTATATCGGGGCGAGCCGAGGGGTCGGCAACATCGTCCATCTTGACCGGGAACAGCTCATGCCGGAGGAGCAGGGCTATGCGCAGATTCGTCTGCGGGAACCGGTGGTCGCCATGGGGGGGGACCGCTTTATTCTCCGCTCCGTCTCGGAGAACCGGACCATCGGGGGAGGGGAGATCCTCGACCCGCAGCCCCGGAAGCACAAGACCTCCGATCCGTCCGTGGTTCCCTCCCTGGAAGTCCTGAAAGAGGGAAGTCCCGAGGAGAAGGCCGTTGTTTTTCTCCGCCATGCCGGATTCTCCGGAATGGACCTGGCCGGTTTTCGTTGCCGTCTCCCCTTGGCGAAGGGGACGGCAAAAAAGATCCTCCAGCGGCTCCGGGAGCGTGGCGAGGCGGTGACTCTCTTGGCTGATACCCTGCATCTGCTCCATATGGATCATCTTAAAAAGATTGAAAAGAAGACCTTGTCTGTCCTGACCGGCTATCATCGGAGCAAACCCCTGGAGCCGGGGATTCCGAAAGCGGAGCTGGCTTCCCGGCTCTCAACGATGATCGGGGAAAAGGTTTTTCCGTCGATCTTGAACCATCTTTCCCGCGGGGGGAAGGTGATTGTAGAGGAAAACCGGGTCCGTCTCCCGGAACACAAAGTTTGCTTGACCTCCGAAGAAGAGGAGGCGGCCCGTAAGATCGAGGCTCTTTATAAAGAGGCCGGGCTTGCTCCTCCCTACTCAAGAAAGCTTTCCGGAGAACTCGGATTAGAGGAAAGTCTGGTTGCCGAAATCCTGCGGCATCTCGTAGAACGGAAAAGTCTGACCCATATCCAGGGAGATCTCTTTATGGACACAAAGGCACTTGAAGCGGGGAGGGAAAAGGTGCGGGCCGTTCTCGAAGGAGAGGGAGAAATCAGCGTTGCAGGGATGCGGGAACTTTTGGGACTAACAAGGAAATACCTGATCCCCCTGTTGGAATACTTCGACGGGATCGGGTTTACGGCGAGAAAAGGGGATGTGCGGGTTCTGCGATAA